One region of Mycolicibacterium rhodesiae NBB3 genomic DNA includes:
- a CDS encoding ABC transporter substrate-binding protein, translated as MVKALKRLAAMAATASLTLTAGCAGAGSLGASENQVTIALVSNSQMTDAQKLSTEFERENPGTKLKFITLSENQARAKITMSTAMGGSEFDVVMISNFETPQWAKDGWLMNLSEFAKNTPGYDQDDFIPSLRESLSYEGNMYAVPFYGESSFLMYRKDLFEQAGIKVNPDPDYQPQWQEVAEWARTIKEKNAADAGICLRGKPGWGEVLAPLDTVINTFGGRWFDEQWNAQLDSPEVSKAVNFYVDLINDAGELGASSTGFQECANLFGQGQTAMWYDATSAVSVLEDPQTYPDLVGKIGYLPAPIVEKPDSGWLYTWALGIPKHAKNPEGAWKFISWMTSKDYMKLVGEKLGWARVPPGSRTSTYTDLPEYEAISQSYGPLTLRSIENATPNKPTVQPVPYTGVQFVGIPEFQDLGTRVSQQISAAIAGQKSVDDALSQAQEYAEVVGRTYQEK; from the coding sequence GCAGCCTTGGTGCCTCAGAGAACCAGGTGACGATCGCGCTCGTGTCCAACTCGCAGATGACGGACGCGCAGAAGCTGTCGACGGAGTTCGAAAGGGAGAACCCCGGTACCAAGCTGAAGTTCATCACGCTGTCGGAGAACCAGGCGCGCGCCAAGATCACCATGTCGACAGCGATGGGCGGCAGTGAATTCGACGTGGTGATGATCAGCAACTTCGAGACGCCGCAGTGGGCCAAAGATGGCTGGCTGATGAACCTTTCGGAGTTCGCCAAGAACACCCCGGGCTACGACCAGGACGACTTCATCCCCTCGTTGCGGGAGTCGCTGTCGTACGAGGGCAACATGTATGCGGTTCCGTTCTACGGCGAATCGTCGTTCTTGATGTACCGCAAGGATCTGTTCGAGCAGGCCGGTATCAAGGTCAACCCGGATCCGGACTACCAGCCGCAGTGGCAGGAGGTCGCGGAATGGGCCAGGACGATCAAGGAAAAGAATGCCGCCGATGCGGGAATCTGCCTGCGCGGCAAGCCCGGCTGGGGTGAGGTGCTGGCGCCGCTGGACACCGTCATCAACACATTCGGTGGACGCTGGTTCGATGAGCAATGGAACGCGCAACTCGACAGCCCCGAGGTGAGCAAGGCCGTCAACTTCTACGTCGACCTCATCAACGACGCCGGTGAACTCGGCGCTTCGTCGACCGGATTCCAGGAGTGCGCAAACCTCTTCGGCCAGGGCCAGACGGCGATGTGGTACGACGCGACGTCGGCCGTCTCGGTACTTGAGGACCCCCAGACCTACCCGGACCTCGTCGGCAAGATCGGCTACCTGCCGGCGCCGATCGTCGAGAAGCCGGACTCGGGCTGGCTGTATACCTGGGCTCTCGGAATTCCAAAGCACGCCAAGAATCCCGAAGGTGCCTGGAAGTTCATCTCGTGGATGACGAGCAAGGACTACATGAAGTTGGTCGGTGAGAAGCTCGGATGGGCTCGTGTCCCACCGGGAAGCAGGACATCGACGTACACCGATCTGCCTGAGTACGAGGCGATCTCCCAGTCCTACGGGCCGCTGACGCTTCGGTCGATCGAGAACGCGACACCGAACAAGCCCACGGTGCAACCGGTTCCATACACGGGAGTGCAGTTCGTCGGCATCCCTGAGTTCCAGGACCTCGGAACGAGAGTGAGTCAGCAGATCAGCGCAGCGATCGCCGGGCAGAAGTCGGTGGATGACGCGCTCTCCCAAGCACAGGAATACGCCGAGGTCGTCGGCCGGACATATCAGGAGAAGTGA
- a CDS encoding carbohydrate ABC transporter permease, which produces MTSSSLTADLNADTSQDAVAERVRKIREAQGVGVSRAEGWRRRGPLLPALIFMIVVTQIPFLFTLYYSTLSWNLVRPGSRQFVGLNNYIAVAKDSQFWTVAFNTVVLIVGVVLISAFLGLLLALLLDRAFLGRGIVRTLLITPFLVTPVAAALIWKTTILDPTNGILNWVLSLVGIGPVDWIGQFPLTMVMVELIWQWTPFMMLLILAGLQSMPRDILEAGRVDGAGAFQLFRELTLPHLRRFIELGVVLGAIYLVNTFDAIYMMTQGGPGIASANLPFYIYQRAFLGFDMGQAAAYAVVVVIFTMVIASFALRLIFKSFSGKEEAA; this is translated from the coding sequence ATGACTTCATCTTCGCTAACCGCTGACCTTAACGCTGACACCAGTCAGGACGCCGTCGCTGAACGAGTCCGAAAGATCCGGGAGGCGCAGGGAGTCGGGGTGAGCCGTGCCGAAGGCTGGCGCAGGCGCGGACCGCTACTCCCTGCGCTCATCTTCATGATCGTCGTCACGCAGATCCCGTTCCTCTTCACGCTGTACTACTCGACGCTGTCCTGGAACCTGGTACGGCCGGGCTCACGCCAATTCGTCGGTCTGAACAACTACATCGCCGTCGCGAAGGACAGTCAGTTCTGGACCGTGGCCTTCAACACGGTTGTCCTGATCGTCGGGGTCGTGTTGATCTCGGCGTTCCTCGGCCTGCTGCTGGCACTACTGCTGGATCGCGCGTTCCTGGGACGCGGCATCGTCCGGACCCTGCTGATCACCCCGTTTCTCGTGACACCCGTTGCAGCGGCACTGATCTGGAAGACCACGATCCTCGATCCGACGAACGGCATCCTGAACTGGGTGCTGTCGCTCGTCGGCATCGGACCGGTGGACTGGATCGGTCAGTTTCCGTTGACGATGGTGATGGTCGAACTGATCTGGCAGTGGACGCCGTTCATGATGCTGTTGATCCTCGCCGGCCTCCAGTCGATGCCTCGCGACATCCTGGAGGCCGGTCGAGTCGACGGTGCGGGCGCGTTCCAACTCTTCCGGGAGTTGACGCTGCCCCACCTTCGGCGCTTCATCGAACTGGGTGTGGTGCTCGGCGCGATCTATTTGGTCAACACGTTCGACGCCATCTACATGATGACCCAGGGCGGGCCGGGTATCGCGAGTGCGAACCTGCCGTTCTACATCTATCAGCGAGCGTTCCTTGGCTTCGACATGGGGCAGGCGGCGGCCTACGCCGTGGTGGTGGTGATCTTTACGATGGTCATCGCCAGCTTCGCGCTTCGGTTGATCTTCAAATCATTCTCCGGCAAGGAAGAGGCGGCGTGA
- a CDS encoding carbohydrate ABC transporter permease, whose amino-acid sequence MTTTTEKSTAVEDSAVAPKKKSRKFDAWGAVAWLVGLGFFFPVFWMVLTSFKQEGDAATSPPTLFFTPTLDQYGKVFDQGIGPAMLNSVWATAISTLLVLLLGTPAAFALSLRPVRKTQDALFFFMSTKMLPIVAAILPLYVIVSNIGLLDNIWALVILYTSMNLPIAVWMMRSFFLEVPGELLEAASLDGASLWRSVREVILPLVSPGIAATALICVIFAWNEFFFAVNLTAVNAQTMPVYLVGFIAGEGQYWAVLSAAATMAALPVILCGWFAQNKLVRGLSFGAIK is encoded by the coding sequence ATGACGACAACAACGGAAAAGTCCACTGCGGTGGAGGATTCGGCGGTCGCGCCGAAGAAGAAGTCCCGGAAGTTCGATGCCTGGGGCGCGGTGGCCTGGCTGGTCGGACTCGGGTTCTTCTTCCCGGTGTTCTGGATGGTGTTGACGTCATTCAAACAAGAGGGCGATGCGGCGACCAGTCCGCCGACGCTGTTCTTCACCCCGACCCTGGATCAGTACGGGAAGGTGTTCGATCAAGGTATCGGGCCCGCCATGCTGAACTCCGTTTGGGCCACGGCCATTTCGACACTTCTGGTGCTGCTCCTCGGCACGCCCGCCGCGTTCGCGTTGTCGTTGCGGCCGGTGCGCAAGACGCAGGATGCGCTGTTCTTCTTCATGAGCACCAAGATGCTGCCCATCGTCGCGGCGATCCTGCCGTTGTATGTGATCGTGTCCAACATCGGTCTACTGGACAACATCTGGGCGCTGGTCATCCTGTACACATCGATGAACCTGCCGATCGCAGTGTGGATGATGCGGTCGTTCTTCCTCGAGGTACCCGGCGAACTGCTCGAAGCTGCCAGCCTCGACGGCGCCAGCCTGTGGCGGTCGGTTCGCGAGGTCATCCTCCCGTTGGTGTCACCGGGCATCGCGGCCACGGCGTTGATCTGTGTGATCTTCGCCTGGAACGAGTTCTTTTTCGCGGTGAACCTGACCGCGGTCAATGCCCAGACCATGCCCGTTTACCTCGTCGGGTTCATCGCCGGTGAGGGTCAGTACTGGGCCGTGTTGTCCGCAGCCGCGACGATGGCCGCCCTTCCCGTGATCCTCTGCGGGTGGTTCGCACAGAACAAGCTTGTCCGTGGACTTTCCTTCGGCGCAATCAAATAG
- a CDS encoding ABC transporter ATP-binding protein → MASITYTNATCIYEGSDKLAVDSLNLDIQDGEFVVLVGPSGSGKSTALRMLAGLEDIDEGTIAIGGKNMVGVPSKDRDIAMVFQNYALYPNKTVAENMGFALKLRGVSAEQRRKKVEEAAKILDLTEFLDRKPAKLSGGQRQRVAMGRAIVREPQVFCMDEPLSNLDAKLRVQTRTQIAALQRRLGTTTVYVTHDQVEAMTMGDRVAVLRFGKLQQFASPNELYDRPANAFVAGFIGSPAMNLVTLPVAPDGVKIGDSTLELERAEIGKISEAGLSEVTIGIRPEQFELTDSGGVDVVVDLVEDLGSEAYVYTHAGSGVELVARCNPRTAPKLADSVKLRKHPDGVVHLFHPQSGERLN, encoded by the coding sequence ATGGCATCGATCACCTACACCAACGCGACCTGCATTTACGAGGGCTCGGACAAGCTCGCGGTCGACTCGCTCAACCTCGACATCCAAGATGGCGAGTTCGTCGTTCTGGTCGGACCGTCTGGCTCCGGAAAGAGCACGGCGCTGCGCATGCTGGCCGGGCTCGAGGACATCGACGAGGGAACCATCGCGATCGGCGGCAAGAACATGGTCGGCGTGCCGTCCAAGGACCGCGACATCGCGATGGTGTTCCAGAATTACGCGCTGTACCCGAACAAGACGGTCGCGGAGAACATGGGTTTCGCGTTGAAGTTGCGCGGCGTCTCCGCTGAGCAGCGACGCAAGAAGGTCGAAGAGGCAGCCAAGATCCTCGACCTCACCGAGTTCCTGGACCGCAAGCCCGCCAAGCTTTCCGGTGGCCAGCGGCAGCGTGTCGCGATGGGCCGCGCGATTGTGCGCGAGCCACAGGTGTTCTGCATGGACGAGCCGCTGAGCAACCTCGACGCCAAGCTGCGCGTGCAGACCCGCACCCAGATCGCGGCGCTGCAAAGGCGTCTCGGCACCACAACCGTCTACGTGACCCACGACCAGGTCGAGGCGATGACGATGGGCGACCGGGTTGCGGTGCTGCGGTTCGGCAAGCTGCAGCAGTTCGCCTCCCCGAACGAGCTGTACGATCGTCCGGCCAACGCGTTCGTCGCGGGCTTCATCGGATCGCCTGCCATGAATCTCGTGACGCTGCCCGTCGCGCCCGACGGGGTCAAGATCGGTGACTCCACACTGGAATTGGAGCGCGCCGAGATCGGCAAGATCAGCGAGGCAGGGCTGTCCGAGGTCACCATCGGCATCCGGCCCGAACAGTTCGAGCTCACCGACTCCGGCGGTGTCGACGTCGTCGTCGACCTCGTCGAGGATCTCGGTAGCGAGGCGTACGTCTACACGCACGCGGGATCCGGCGTCGAACTGGTCGCGCGGTGCAACCCGCGCACCGCGCCCAAGCTCGCCGACTCGGTCAAACTGCGCAAGCATCCCGACGGAGTGGTGCACCTGTTCCACCCGCAGTCGGGTGAGCGTCTGAATTAG